A genomic region of Melopsittacus undulatus isolate bMelUnd1 chromosome 5, bMelUnd1.mat.Z, whole genome shotgun sequence contains the following coding sequences:
- the CDC42EP1 gene encoding cdc42 effector protein 1 codes for MSLGKLPVLSWVSGSHGKRRLKSELTPDMISPPLGDFRHTMHVGRGGDVFGDTSFLSNHGGADTAKANNFFARTLRHVRRTPLRSRGSQASPAPPAVSPIIKNAISLPQLNEGTYDGGSSSSRGLTSKFSFKSASNSFSKTHQTYGLESGFCTIPRVPRLEKAQESSFPGETELTRSDSLLSFRLDLGPSLMSELLQVMSFSETNGSQLGENGTGLLCSEGTRDGAPPALGEDKAMSSFWDRSGQNSLSRASSLPGLSVRANGEAHAIEGTGEDPAWASGLGTSPRGSPWQGHWNDCTIEAGEFDRATQVLAHHHGGTSTPRSSEKSEGPRQARTQTLWESPSSSLWRSQVTGQSRSPETTWNQGNEEEEEEATFSSLQEGYAGAQGRRSKSFEYADEEEDDEVKV; via the exons ATGAGCTTGGGGAAGCTGCCGGTGCTCAGCTGGGTGTCAGGCTCCCATGGGAAGCGGCGGCTGAAGTCGGAGCTGACACCGGACATGATCAGCCCGCCGCTGGGGGACTTTCGGCATACCATGCACGTGGGGCGCGGCGGGGACGTCTTCGGGGACACCTCCTTCCTCAGCAACCACGGTGGAGCCGACACCGCCAAAGCCAACAACTTCTTTGCGCGGACGCTGCGGCACGTCCGCCGGACACCGCTGCGGAGCCGCGGGAGCCAGGCATCGCCGGCACCCCCAGCTGTCTCACCCATCATCAAGAATGCCATCTCACTGCCACAGCTCAACGAGGGCACGTACGacggcggcagcagcagcagccggggCTTGACCAGCAAGTTCTCCTTCAAAAGTGCCTCCAACAGCTTCTCCAAGACGCACCAGACCTACG GGCTGGAGTCCGGGTTTTGCACCATCCCTCGCGTCCCTCGCTTGGAAAAGGCCCAAGAGAGCTCCTTCCCCGGGGAAACAGAGCTGACACGGTCAGactccctgctctccttccGTCTGGACCTGGGGCCCTCACTTATGAGCGAGCTCCTCCAGGTCATGAGCTTCTCTGAAACCAATGGGAGCCAACTGGGGGAGAACGGCACAGGTCTCCTGTGCAGTGAGGGGACCAGGGATGGTGCCCCTCCAGCACTGGGAGAGGACAAGGCAATGTCCAGCTTCTGGGACCGCTCTGGGCAGAACAGCCTGTCACGGGCCAGCTCACTGCCGGGACTGTCAGTCCGTGCCAATGGAGAGGCACACGCCATCGAGGGCACCGGAGAGGACCCTGCCTGGGCCTCAGGGCTGGGGACATCACCCAGAGGGAGCCCATGGCAGGGCCATTGGAATGACTGCACCATTGAGGCAGGAGAGTTTGACCGGGCAACACAGGTCCTGGCACATCACCATGGTGGGACCAGCACCCCACGGAGCTCAGAGAAGAGTGAGGGTCCCCGGCAGGCCCGGACGCAGACCCTATGGgagagccccagcagcagcttgtgGCGGTCACAAGTGACAGGGCAGAGCCGATCCCCTGAGACCACCTGGAACCAAGgaaatgaggaggaggaggaagaggccaCGTTCTCCAGCCTGCAGGAGGGGTACGCTGGTGCCCAGGGGAGGCGCAGCAAGTCCTTCGAGTATGCCGATGAGGAGGAGGACGATGAAGTCAAGGTGTGA